The Posidoniimonas polymericola genome includes a window with the following:
- a CDS encoding GumC family protein, with amino-acid sequence MQDTTSLFTDPREFGELLFRHKWKIVFIPIAVIAMGVAIIFFAPRTYVSEAKVLMRVGRESVGIDPTATTGQFMELQQHGRDSEVRSAVDLWMSRGLVEQVVDQVGAEYVLEGGPADESEPNPIVEAILTPLKNLVSLARSIDKVSDRERAIIEFTKNLEVKSERDSTVIVVSYETDTPDGAQHILATLVELYQREYSKIFRNPQSLAFFSEQTKQLKQQLEDAEKSLRDAKNRMQLASVQGRRSSYESQISAIELSLYQAEQEFASTSAKIRGIRGALSDIPERLVASKTSVPNVGTDLLREQLYALQVKQIDYQARYSDDHPMVKSVSAQVEKAQDIVDQQDGQREETVDDVNPVHRELSLELQRQETLAVGLTARLQALNEQKLLVVSDMKQLNQFEVEIEELNRAVRLASDKYYKYSENLEQARIDEALEDQRISSFSLPQPATFQEKPVSPSKALVGVGALMLAFGGTIAAVVASEGLGGQLRTGKDVERELGLPVFAEVPEGRGHERVLNR; translated from the coding sequence ATGCAAGACACAACCAGCCTGTTCACCGACCCCCGCGAGTTCGGGGAACTGCTCTTCCGCCACAAGTGGAAGATCGTGTTTATCCCGATCGCGGTGATCGCCATGGGCGTGGCCATCATCTTCTTTGCCCCCCGGACCTACGTGTCCGAGGCCAAGGTGCTGATGCGGGTAGGGCGTGAGTCCGTCGGCATCGATCCAACCGCCACCACCGGGCAGTTCATGGAGCTGCAGCAGCACGGCCGTGACTCGGAGGTCCGCTCGGCGGTCGACCTCTGGATGAGCCGCGGGCTGGTGGAGCAGGTCGTGGACCAGGTTGGCGCCGAGTACGTGCTGGAGGGCGGTCCGGCCGACGAGTCGGAACCGAACCCCATCGTCGAGGCCATCCTCACGCCGCTGAAGAACCTTGTGTCGCTCGCCCGCAGCATCGACAAGGTCTCGGACCGCGAACGCGCCATCATCGAATTCACCAAGAACCTCGAGGTGAAGTCCGAGCGTGACTCGACCGTGATTGTCGTCTCCTACGAGACCGACACCCCCGACGGCGCCCAGCACATCCTCGCGACGCTGGTCGAACTGTACCAGCGTGAGTACTCGAAGATCTTCCGGAACCCCCAGTCGTTGGCGTTCTTTTCTGAACAGACCAAGCAGCTTAAGCAGCAGCTGGAAGACGCCGAGAAGAGCCTGCGGGACGCGAAGAACCGGATGCAGCTCGCGAGCGTTCAGGGCCGGCGCTCTAGCTACGAGAGCCAGATCAGCGCCATCGAGCTCTCGTTGTACCAGGCCGAGCAGGAGTTCGCCTCGACCAGCGCCAAGATCAGGGGCATCCGCGGCGCCCTGTCCGACATCCCGGAACGCCTCGTGGCGTCCAAGACCTCGGTGCCGAATGTCGGGACCGACCTGCTGCGTGAGCAGCTCTACGCCCTGCAGGTCAAGCAGATCGACTACCAGGCCCGCTACAGCGACGACCACCCGATGGTCAAGTCGGTCAGCGCCCAGGTCGAGAAGGCCCAGGACATTGTCGACCAGCAGGATGGCCAGCGCGAGGAGACCGTCGACGACGTGAACCCGGTGCACCGGGAGCTGTCGCTCGAGCTGCAGCGTCAGGAGACCCTCGCCGTCGGACTCACGGCCCGGCTGCAGGCCCTGAACGAACAGAAGCTGCTGGTCGTGAGCGACATGAAGCAGCTCAACCAGTTCGAGGTCGAGATCGAGGAGCTGAACCGCGCGGTGCGTCTGGCCAGCGACAAGTACTACAAGTACTCGGAGAACCTCGAGCAGGCCCGGATCGACGAGGCGCTCGAGGACCAGCGGATCTCGAGCTTCAGCCTGCCCCAGCCGGCCACGTTCCAGGAGAAGCCGGTCAGCCCCTCCAAGGCGCTTGTCGGGGTCGGGGCCCTGATGCTGGCGTTCGGCGGGACGATCGCCGCGGTGGTGGCCAGCGAGGGCCTGGGCGGTCAGCTCCGCACCGGGAAGGACGTGGAGCGTGAATTAGGGCTCCCGGTGTTCGCCGAAGTCCCCGAGGGACGCGGCCACGAACGGGTGTTGAATCGATAG
- a CDS encoding glycosyltransferase, whose amino-acid sequence MLAIAYACHPEESAESRVGWARVILASQNHHVTVLCGSRFSAEELRELAIAAGAGESIEFRVVPHLACMDWDCTIDLVYSVGYRLWHRRAAALGKQLHAHQPFDLVHQINFCGYREPGYGWKIDAPFVWGPLGGTQNFPLRFLGVADLASGAREVARNLMNTLQLRFSPRVHQAARGAACVLAATQLAQRDLADALGVRAPVELEAGLSYPVLPKRELRDPNQPLRVLWTGRLRAWKGLPLLLRALAQASRTARFEVRVLGEGSDKARLVRLAERLGIADQIEWVGWGPYQETLPHYQWADLFAFTSLRDTSGAGMLEALAAGVPIIGIDHQGAADIMSERCAIPVEPTSPSGVVAGFAEALARLATDNEFLLSLSHGATRRAAGFVWETRRQVMDLVYESAIATARREAATRNAEQIAAESPAVRGELAALEAIGK is encoded by the coding sequence GTGCTGGCGATTGCGTACGCGTGCCACCCGGAGGAGTCCGCCGAGAGCCGGGTTGGATGGGCGCGGGTGATCCTCGCCTCACAGAATCACCACGTCACCGTACTGTGTGGGTCGCGGTTCAGCGCCGAGGAGCTGCGCGAGCTGGCGATCGCCGCGGGGGCGGGGGAGAGCATCGAGTTCCGCGTGGTGCCCCACCTCGCCTGCATGGATTGGGACTGCACCATCGATCTGGTCTACAGCGTTGGGTATCGTCTGTGGCACCGCCGAGCCGCTGCGCTCGGCAAACAGCTGCACGCGCATCAGCCGTTCGACCTCGTCCACCAGATCAATTTCTGCGGCTACCGCGAGCCGGGGTACGGCTGGAAGATCGACGCGCCGTTCGTGTGGGGGCCGCTAGGCGGCACGCAGAACTTCCCACTCCGGTTCCTCGGCGTCGCCGACTTGGCGAGCGGGGCCCGCGAAGTCGCCCGCAACCTGATGAACACGCTGCAGCTGCGTTTCAGCCCGCGGGTGCACCAAGCGGCCCGCGGGGCGGCCTGCGTGCTGGCGGCCACCCAGCTAGCGCAGCGAGACCTAGCGGACGCGCTGGGCGTCCGCGCGCCGGTGGAGCTCGAGGCCGGGCTGAGCTACCCGGTGCTGCCGAAACGAGAGCTGCGCGACCCAAACCAGCCGCTGCGGGTGCTGTGGACCGGCCGCCTGAGGGCGTGGAAGGGGCTGCCGCTGCTGCTGCGGGCGCTGGCCCAGGCGTCGCGGACCGCGCGGTTTGAGGTCCGGGTTCTGGGAGAAGGCTCCGACAAGGCCCGGCTCGTTCGGCTGGCCGAGCGGCTCGGCATCGCGGATCAAATCGAGTGGGTGGGCTGGGGTCCGTATCAGGAAACGCTGCCCCACTACCAATGGGCAGACCTCTTCGCGTTCACGAGCCTGCGAGACACCTCCGGCGCTGGGATGCTCGAAGCGCTTGCCGCCGGGGTTCCGATTATTGGGATCGATCACCAGGGCGCCGCGGACATCATGTCGGAGCGCTGCGCGATCCCGGTTGAACCGACGAGCCCGAGCGGCGTGGTCGCCGGGTTTGCCGAGGCGCTCGCCCGCCTGGCGACCGACAACGAGTTCCTGCTCAGCCTGAGCCACGGCGCGACGCGCCGGGCCGCCGGCTTTGTCTGGGAGACCCGGCGGCAGGTGATGGACCTGGTGTACGAGTCGGCGATCGCGACTGCCCGCCGCGAGGCGGCCACGCGCAACGCCGAGCAGATCGCGGCGGAGTCTCCGGCGGTGCGGGGAGAGTTGGCGGCCCTCGAGGCCATCGGCAAGTAG
- a CDS encoding sugar transferase yields the protein MRLRSRLSHRQTSPSRFLDSHHWIRVAECERMRVDRNGSVLAILSVSLPAEVCDGRGLLALDDFLYARLRQTDTVGWRTDGRLGLLLPDTSREGAEVVADAIAEQLGEHAVDAAFEIHIYPDQSDHADSHQQAKEPVGVDSPVGAGVDAGIGDRVFFQAMPGWKRAVDIAGASLGLIVAGPFLLTAAGAVVLTSRGGAFYRQEREGLAGKRFQILKLRTMVADADRQKASLRHHSVQDGPAFKMYRDPRVTTVGRFLRATSLDELPQLINVLRGDMSLVGPRPLPVDESLACSRWQRRRLQVTPGITCTWQVTGRNTVTFDEWMRMDLRYARRRSLAQDLWLLACTGPSILLARGPR from the coding sequence ATGCGGCTTCGTTCCCGCCTCTCGCATCGCCAAACCTCACCTTCCCGGTTCCTCGATAGCCATCATTGGATCCGCGTCGCCGAGTGCGAGCGGATGCGCGTCGACCGCAATGGGTCCGTGCTTGCGATCCTGTCGGTCTCGCTGCCCGCCGAGGTCTGCGACGGCCGCGGGCTGCTGGCCCTCGACGATTTTCTCTATGCACGACTCCGGCAGACCGACACCGTCGGTTGGCGGACCGATGGGCGGCTCGGGCTGCTCCTGCCAGACACGTCCCGTGAGGGCGCCGAGGTGGTGGCCGACGCCATTGCCGAGCAGCTGGGCGAGCACGCCGTCGACGCGGCCTTCGAAATCCATATCTACCCGGATCAGAGCGATCACGCCGACAGCCATCAGCAAGCCAAGGAGCCGGTCGGGGTCGACAGCCCGGTAGGGGCCGGGGTAGACGCCGGGATCGGGGACCGCGTTTTCTTCCAGGCCATGCCCGGGTGGAAGCGTGCGGTCGACATCGCGGGCGCCTCGCTGGGGCTGATCGTCGCCGGCCCGTTCTTGCTGACGGCGGCCGGCGCGGTGGTGCTGACCTCGCGGGGCGGCGCGTTCTACCGGCAGGAACGCGAGGGCCTGGCCGGCAAACGTTTCCAGATCCTGAAGCTCCGCACGATGGTGGCCGACGCCGACCGGCAGAAGGCGTCGCTCCGCCACCACAGCGTCCAGGACGGCCCGGCATTCAAGATGTACCGCGACCCGAGGGTCACCACAGTCGGGAGGTTCCTGCGGGCGACCAGCCTGGACGAACTACCGCAACTGATCAACGTGCTGCGGGGCGACATGTCGCTGGTCGGGCCGCGCCCGTTGCCGGTTGACGAGTCGCTCGCGTGCTCCCGCTGGCAGCGTCGCCGGCTGCAGGTGACGCCGGGCATCACCTGCACCTGGCAGGTCACCGGCCGCAACACCGTGACGTTCGACGAGTGGATGCGGATGGACCTCCGCTACGCCCGCCGCCGCAGCCTGGCGCAGGACCTGTGGCTCCTGGCCTGCACCGGGCCTTCGATCCTGCTAGCGCGGGGGCCCCGATGA
- a CDS encoding GGDEF domain-containing protein yields MEYPQRDSADAPPQALREIATWEAWRYATDAVAILAQSDGTALLKNAAFDRLWAAIDAEPESIAERFGAELQAAGTDTMVWLSVTVAAGQTVRVGMLRLPGSSSAVLVTIPSCSVSPPDAVTGLADRRQLEDDLKRRFRSGRPFALAFVDLDGFKQVNDDLGHVAGDLALREIAQRMRALLREHDTVSRYGGDEFVVLLDGTFDLIALSQIGERLRNAAATPLDSVNGASQLSASIGWATSDENFPTPAEMVSAADQRMYDSKRQSC; encoded by the coding sequence ATGGAATACCCGCAACGGGACTCCGCCGACGCTCCACCGCAGGCACTTCGCGAGATAGCCACCTGGGAGGCCTGGCGCTACGCGACCGACGCGGTCGCGATTCTGGCGCAAAGCGATGGCACGGCGTTGCTTAAGAACGCCGCGTTCGATCGGCTGTGGGCCGCTATCGACGCCGAGCCGGAGTCGATAGCCGAGCGATTCGGCGCCGAACTGCAGGCCGCCGGCACGGACACAATGGTGTGGTTGTCGGTGACGGTCGCAGCAGGCCAGACGGTCCGCGTCGGCATGCTTCGGCTTCCCGGCAGCTCATCGGCTGTGCTTGTCACGATCCCCAGCTGTTCGGTTTCTCCCCCAGACGCCGTCACCGGGCTGGCCGACCGTCGGCAGTTGGAGGACGACCTCAAGCGTCGTTTCCGCTCCGGCCGCCCCTTCGCCCTGGCCTTTGTGGACCTCGATGGCTTCAAACAGGTAAACGACGACCTGGGGCACGTCGCCGGCGACCTCGCGCTGCGTGAAATTGCCCAACGGATGCGGGCCCTGCTACGCGAGCACGACACCGTCAGCCGCTACGGCGGCGACGAGTTCGTCGTGCTGCTGGACGGCACGTTCGATTTGATTGCCCTGAGCCAGATCGGCGAGCGGCTCAGGAACGCGGCGGCCACGCCGCTAGATTCGGTCAACGGCGCGTCTCAACTCTCGGCCAGCATCGGCTGGGCTACCTCGGACGAGAACTTCCCCACCCCGGCCGAGATGGTCTCCGCCGCCGACCAGCGGATGTACGACAGCAAACGCCAGAGCTGCTAG
- a CDS encoding DUF4332 domain-containing protein — protein sequence MRITRLQLDDRAHEPLLEAASVSDSLNIVPLTDDNHGGAILDLLQVVLYGHGGLARKPKFDGAFGEVDLTADAGRFRLRRRHQADDTERLTVARLDGGPTPPRAIEQLLSQLPVGVVERVFHANGRRGDQLSELLSEEVAEVFLDLDRGRPAPSTQSTNALATGRADRVAQLRRRDELALAIEDLLGSRRLRSTEVETELHELEAEAQHLLERRESVDRRRMSVEGELSALETRLRYLAISETVQREQNQTDPESTGHQLDELEGQIDRWRQTLAELELRESHVRSELAAIHPDDASPSIVLSDQRAGLAVAQRLMHDLEGEVARLARAADSQACVCRDAHPRINPLLETLAKQIDRLTDLTAQQQLAFRAQQLKTESEHLARSQMDLQRQLDHLLTRRQELYRASRLKRTDGLDVVPAEGCCPRTRTELEAELSSVQAELNSLNESLERVSRKRRELDEQRGRLLSGSQLESLQRELAEVERQLTFTESPQPTAAPAANRWRASELFARLTDGKWVGLRLVLNGRELAATDHRGQQCLARELDASERRLASLALRLSMVWTAGQRGVRLPLILDEPFAGLTRDQIASLATTLEDYARAGRQLFVGTAEQDALSRFTSLGVHWLSYAAPARREYVVEQAPAPAPRAVTPDLPLQRVTTTKRVESTEYLLSPEDNIERFPVPIRNRETVFLRSRIRTIADLLGADPSAVAEELDRDDVTAELVALWQTHLGFVCFVPHLSFDDAVVLTGAGYYCPDDLADADDTDLHERASAYLASDRGQRLTDRGYRFDSERAGRWTSDARRGRDRWRNSSAWSGWQRHRGERRQRTSRNGWYERNGSRRNGTDGSHLRLRTDSSHDQSPSLSSRRNGSSSSSESSSTRTNGSSSRNGSSKSTTKQLKFYLETSSPIVDAPSIGPKTATKLEKAGVRTVADLIAADPELLAEKLDSSRIDAETLVAWQHQAQLVCRIPQLRGHDAQILVECGFTRPEEVASMKPAELFGFVEPFCGTAEAERIIRGGKAPDLAEVTDWINWSRQCRVLGAA from the coding sequence ATGAGGATCACCCGTCTGCAGCTGGACGACCGCGCCCACGAGCCGCTGCTCGAGGCCGCCAGCGTTTCTGACTCTCTCAATATTGTTCCGCTCACCGACGACAACCACGGCGGAGCGATTCTGGACCTGTTGCAGGTCGTCCTCTACGGCCACGGCGGCTTGGCCCGCAAGCCCAAGTTCGACGGCGCGTTCGGCGAGGTCGACCTGACCGCCGACGCCGGCCGCTTCCGGTTGCGTCGCCGCCACCAGGCCGACGACACCGAGCGTCTGACGGTCGCCCGGCTGGACGGCGGCCCGACCCCGCCCCGCGCGATCGAACAACTCCTCTCGCAGCTGCCGGTCGGCGTGGTCGAACGCGTCTTCCACGCCAACGGCCGCCGCGGCGACCAGCTCAGCGAGCTGCTCAGCGAGGAGGTCGCCGAGGTATTCCTGGACCTCGACCGCGGACGCCCGGCCCCGTCGACCCAGTCGACCAACGCCCTTGCCACAGGCCGAGCGGACCGCGTCGCTCAGCTGCGCCGCCGCGACGAATTGGCGCTCGCCATCGAGGACCTGCTCGGCAGCCGGCGGCTCCGCAGCACCGAGGTCGAGACCGAGCTGCACGAGCTCGAAGCCGAAGCCCAGCATTTGCTCGAACGCCGCGAGTCGGTCGACCGCCGCCGCATGTCGGTCGAGGGCGAGCTCTCTGCCCTTGAGACCCGCCTCCGCTACCTGGCGATCTCCGAGACCGTCCAGCGCGAACAGAACCAGACCGACCCCGAGTCGACCGGCCATCAGCTCGACGAGCTCGAGGGCCAGATCGACCGCTGGCGCCAGACCCTGGCCGAGCTCGAGCTGCGTGAATCGCACGTCCGCTCCGAGTTGGCCGCCATCCACCCGGACGACGCGTCGCCGTCGATCGTGCTGTCGGACCAGCGCGCCGGGCTTGCGGTCGCCCAGCGTCTGATGCACGACCTCGAGGGCGAGGTCGCCCGACTGGCCCGCGCCGCCGACTCTCAGGCGTGCGTCTGCCGTGACGCCCACCCACGGATCAACCCGCTGCTGGAAACCCTCGCCAAGCAGATCGACCGCCTGACCGATCTCACCGCTCAGCAGCAGCTCGCGTTCCGCGCCCAGCAGCTGAAGACCGAATCGGAACACCTGGCCCGCAGCCAGATGGACCTGCAGCGTCAGCTCGACCACCTGCTCACCCGCCGCCAGGAGCTGTACCGCGCCAGCCGCCTGAAGCGGACCGACGGGCTCGACGTCGTGCCGGCCGAGGGCTGCTGCCCCCGCACCCGCACCGAGCTCGAAGCCGAACTCTCCTCGGTCCAGGCCGAGCTGAACTCGCTGAACGAGTCACTGGAACGCGTCTCGCGCAAACGACGCGAGCTCGACGAGCAGCGCGGGCGGCTGCTCTCGGGCAGCCAACTCGAGTCACTGCAGCGAGAGCTGGCCGAAGTCGAGCGTCAGCTTACGTTCACCGAATCACCCCAGCCGACCGCCGCCCCGGCCGCCAACCGCTGGCGGGCGTCCGAGCTGTTCGCCCGGCTGACCGACGGCAAGTGGGTCGGCCTGCGGCTGGTGCTCAACGGCCGTGAGTTGGCCGCCACCGACCACCGCGGCCAGCAGTGCCTCGCCCGTGAGCTCGACGCCTCCGAGCGTCGGCTCGCGTCGCTGGCCCTGCGGCTGTCGATGGTCTGGACCGCCGGCCAGCGCGGCGTCCGACTGCCGCTGATCCTCGACGAGCCGTTCGCCGGCCTGACCCGCGACCAGATCGCCTCGCTCGCCACGACGCTTGAGGACTACGCCCGGGCCGGCCGCCAGCTGTTTGTAGGCACGGCCGAACAGGACGCGTTGTCGCGGTTCACGTCGCTCGGCGTGCACTGGCTCAGCTACGCCGCCCCGGCCCGCCGGGAGTACGTCGTGGAGCAGGCTCCGGCCCCCGCCCCGCGCGCCGTCACGCCCGACCTGCCGCTGCAGCGGGTCACCACGACCAAGCGGGTCGAGTCGACGGAGTACCTCCTCTCGCCCGAGGACAACATCGAGCGTTTCCCGGTCCCGATCCGCAACCGCGAGACCGTGTTCCTGCGGTCCCGCATCCGCACCATCGCCGACCTGCTCGGCGCCGACCCCAGCGCCGTGGCCGAGGAGCTCGACCGCGACGACGTCACCGCTGAGCTGGTCGCCCTGTGGCAGACGCACCTCGGGTTTGTCTGCTTCGTGCCGCACCTCTCGTTCGACGACGCCGTCGTGCTGACGGGCGCCGGCTACTACTGCCCCGACGACCTGGCCGACGCCGACGACACCGACCTGCACGAGCGGGCGAGCGCCTACCTGGCGAGCGACCGCGGCCAACGCCTGACCGACCGCGGCTACCGCTTCGACAGCGAGCGGGCCGGCCGCTGGACCTCCGACGCCCGCCGCGGCCGCGACCGCTGGCGGAACTCCTCGGCCTGGTCGGGTTGGCAACGCCACCGCGGCGAACGCCGCCAACGCACCAGCCGCAACGGCTGGTACGAACGCAACGGCTCGCGCCGCAACGGAACCGACGGCTCGCACCTCCGGCTGCGGACCGACAGCTCGCACGACCAATCCCCCAGCCTATCGTCCCGCCGCAACGGATCGTCGAGCAGCAGCGAGAGCTCCTCGACGCGCACCAACGGCAGCTCCAGCCGCAACGGTTCGAGCAAGTCGACGACCAAGCAGCTCAAGTTCTACCTCGAAACCTCCAGCCCAATCGTCGACGCCCCGTCGATCGGCCCGAAGACCGCCACCAAGCTCGAGAAGGCCGGCGTCCGCACGGTCGCCGACCTGATCGCCGCCGACCCGGAGCTGCTGGCCGAGAAGCTCGACTCCAGCCGCATCGACGCGGAAACGCTCGTCGCCTGGCAGCACCAGGCGCAGCTCGTCTGCCGCATCCCCCAGCTCCGCGGGCACGACGCCCAGATCCTAGTCGAGTGCGGCTTCACCCGCCCCGAAGAGGTGGCGTCGATGAAGCCGGCCGAGCTGTTCGGGTTTGTCGAGCCGTTCTGCGGCACCGCCGAGGCCGAGCGGATCATCCGCGGCGGCAAGGCGCCCGACCTGGCCGAAGTGACCGACTGGATCAACTGGTCGCGTCAGTGCCGCGTGCTGGGCGCTGCTTAG
- the pth2 gene encoding aminoacyl-tRNA hydrolase, protein MENTPTWIKQVIVMRHDLKMRRGKQIAQGAHASMSFLCRRLQAGGSVSTQDLSEAERAWLEGAFAKVCCRVDSEEELMEIYDRASEAGLEVHLITDSGKTEFHGHPTRTCLAIGPDDVDKIDPITSHLGLL, encoded by the coding sequence GTGGAAAACACCCCCACCTGGATCAAGCAGGTCATCGTGATGCGGCACGACCTGAAGATGCGCCGCGGTAAGCAGATAGCCCAGGGGGCCCACGCGTCGATGTCGTTCCTCTGTCGGCGGCTGCAGGCGGGCGGCTCGGTGAGCACGCAGGACTTGTCCGAGGCCGAGCGGGCGTGGCTCGAAGGGGCGTTCGCCAAGGTCTGTTGCCGCGTCGACAGTGAAGAGGAGCTGATGGAGATCTACGACCGGGCCAGCGAGGCCGGCCTGGAAGTGCACCTCATCACCGACAGCGGCAAGACCGAATTCCACGGACACCCCACCCGCACCTGCCTGGCGATTGGCCCGGACGACGTCGACAAGATCGACCCGATCACGTCGCACCTGGGGCTGTTGTAG
- a CDS encoding PQQ-dependent sugar dehydrogenase, which translates to MNEPESLRPFLFQMAAALIGCIAVVAAAAVFWPEVEPSSPTRPIEQQLPGRPLRVEVIADDLRAPWSIAFLDDGRVLFTERPGRVRLVNTDLTLQDEPVLEVDDVLADVKLGLMGIALDPDFAESPYVYTACGYRDGDQKRVRIARYRWTGDAMVDPETLLEGIPAQFNHSGGRLRFGPDKLLYITTGDADHPPNAQDLSSLGGKILRVARDGSIPADNPFMGQEGARPEIYSYGHRNPQGLDFEPETNRLITSEHGPNGGDEINWTEPGVNYGWPEVSHNRAADGMEAPLVQFTPSIAPASATFYAGALFPDLEGDLLVGCLRGEAMLRVRLTDSGEMQELERWFPSRYGRVREVQVAPDGAIWLTTSMFDPPEAHGAEGYDQVLRITPAGPDDANRDGLTVIRDQPAMLPAEMGLGSTPDERYAVLCASCHGAEMQGALHPRLLGVAWTQARTEQELFDVIAGGIPYRGMPGSRPLIHEDGCRELAAWLWQKHEASLPGASLPAATQPANGTQQKEK; encoded by the coding sequence ATGAATGAACCCGAGAGCCTACGCCCGTTCCTCTTCCAGATGGCCGCCGCCCTGATTGGCTGCATCGCCGTGGTGGCCGCCGCCGCGGTATTTTGGCCCGAGGTGGAGCCTTCTTCTCCGACGCGGCCAATCGAGCAGCAACTCCCCGGCCGGCCGCTCCGTGTCGAGGTGATTGCCGATGACCTGCGGGCGCCGTGGTCGATCGCGTTCCTCGATGACGGGCGGGTGCTGTTCACCGAGCGGCCGGGCCGCGTGCGGTTGGTCAATACCGACCTCACGCTGCAGGACGAGCCGGTGCTGGAGGTCGACGACGTGCTGGCCGACGTCAAGCTCGGGCTGATGGGGATCGCGCTCGACCCGGACTTCGCCGAGTCGCCCTACGTCTACACCGCATGCGGCTACCGTGACGGCGATCAGAAGCGGGTGCGGATCGCCCGCTACCGCTGGACCGGCGACGCCATGGTTGATCCCGAGACGCTGCTCGAAGGGATCCCCGCTCAGTTCAACCACTCGGGCGGGCGGCTGCGGTTCGGGCCCGACAAGCTGCTCTATATCACCACTGGCGACGCCGACCACCCGCCCAACGCGCAGGACCTGTCGTCGCTCGGCGGCAAGATCCTCCGCGTCGCCCGCGACGGCTCGATCCCGGCCGACAATCCCTTCATGGGTCAGGAGGGCGCCCGGCCGGAGATCTACTCGTACGGGCACCGCAACCCTCAGGGCCTCGACTTCGAGCCGGAGACCAACCGGCTGATCACCAGCGAGCACGGCCCCAACGGCGGCGACGAGATCAACTGGACCGAGCCGGGCGTGAACTACGGCTGGCCCGAGGTGTCGCACAACCGCGCGGCCGACGGCATGGAGGCGCCGCTGGTGCAGTTCACCCCATCGATCGCGCCGGCCAGCGCCACCTTCTACGCCGGCGCCCTCTTCCCCGATCTGGAGGGCGACCTGCTGGTCGGCTGCCTGCGTGGCGAGGCGATGCTCCGCGTCCGGCTGACCGACTCCGGCGAGATGCAAGAACTCGAGCGTTGGTTCCCGTCGCGCTACGGCCGCGTGCGTGAAGTGCAGGTCGCGCCCGACGGCGCAATCTGGCTGACCACCAGCATGTTCGACCCGCCCGAGGCCCACGGCGCCGAGGGGTACGACCAGGTGCTGCGGATCACGCCCGCCGGCCCCGACGACGCCAACCGTGACGGCTTGACTGTCATCCGCGACCAGCCGGCCATGCTGCCGGCCGAGATGGGCCTCGGCAGCACGCCCGACGAACGGTACGCGGTGCTTTGCGCCAGCTGCCACGGCGCCGAGATGCAGGGCGCTCTGCACCCGCGGCTGCTCGGCGTGGCGTGGACGCAGGCGCGGACCGAGCAGGAGCTGTTCGACGTGATCGCCGGCGGCATCCCCTACCGCGGCATGCCGGGCTCGCGGCCGTTGATCCACGAGGACGGCTGTCGTGAACTAGCCGCCTGGTTGTGGCAGAAGCACGAAGCCAGTCTGCCGGGCGCCAGCCTTCCGGCGGCGACGCAGCCAGCGAACGGCACTCAGCAGAAAGAAAAATAG